One genomic region from Methanomassiliicoccales archaeon encodes:
- a CDS encoding serine protease, whose product MFRNAYKETRDSVYGICVPIKGENDLYTHAFGSGFTIAPGILVTAAHVIHHDTEMKDSEKPVLLTIRLPDMEKPFEKVSFIAQDLDHDIALLRIEEPRSREFLILEPSRAPNGASCGSLGFPLSHLVKTEKGNQANFLERFQGSYISACYQKASQNGSIIDYYECESMMFEGSSGCPGFLSNSRVFGMLSRGGKDNFAPVDNDRVTMSLWIPSMDIIKLARKNGISV is encoded by the coding sequence ATGTTTAGAAATGCGTACAAAGAAACCAGAGATTCTGTTTACGGAATTTGCGTTCCCATAAAAGGTGAAAATGATCTATACACACATGCTTTCGGGTCGGGATTTACAATAGCCCCGGGAATATTAGTTACCGCCGCTCATGTAATTCATCACGATACAGAAATGAAAGATTCCGAGAAGCCAGTTCTTTTGACTATCAGATTACCTGATATGGAAAAACCATTTGAAAAAGTAAGTTTTATCGCACAAGATCTCGATCACGATATTGCATTATTGAGGATAGAAGAACCTAGATCGAGGGAATTTCTTATCTTAGAACCTTCCCGAGCACCTAATGGGGCAAGTTGTGGTTCATTAGGCTTTCCATTAAGTCACTTAGTAAAAACTGAAAAGGGGAATCAGGCAAATTTCCTAGAGAGGTTTCAGGGGTCATATATCTCGGCATGTTATCAAAAAGCATCGCAAAATGGATCAATTATTGATTATTATGAATGTGAATCAATGATGTTTGAGGGCTCAAGTGGATGTCCAGGTTTCCTTTCCAATTCAAGAGTATTTGGTATGTTAAGTCGTGGTGGCAAAGATAATTTTGCCCCGGTGGACAACGATCGAGTGACAATGTCTCTTTGGATTCCTTCCATGGACATAATCAAATTGGCCAGGAAAAACGGAATATCGGTATAA
- a CDS encoding HNH endonuclease signature motif containing protein, with product MGKTYKDKKGYIRWSDSGKLVHRTVAENMIGGPIGKGRVVHHKDGNKSNFRKGNLLVMSRSEHSSLHAKKKKHWFW from the coding sequence TTGGGGAAGACATACAAGGACAAGAAAGGCTATATTAGGTGGAGCGACAGCGGGAAGCTGGTGCATAGGACCGTGGCCGAGAACATGATCGGAGGTCCGATAGGAAAGGGAAGGGTTGTCCACCACAAGGATGGGAACAAGAGTAATTTCAGAAAAGGCAATTTGTTGGTTATGAGTAGAAGCGAACATTCATCCCTTCACGCTAAGAAAAAGAAACATTGGTTCTGGTAA
- a CDS encoding cupin domain-containing protein: MTIEKKNFNKPDSVMTPPLTRAERVKIGDFVAIKYTFEPGWKWSKDVSPFAGTATCQLHHFAIQIKGRLRIRANDGQEVDVVPGDVIDIPPGHDAWVVGDEAVDFYSFEKETSP, encoded by the coding sequence ATGACTATCGAGAAGAAGAACTTCAACAAACCAGACTCCGTAATGACACCACCATTGACCAGAGCGGAGAGGGTGAAGATAGGGGACTTCGTGGCAATCAAATATACCTTCGAACCCGGCTGGAAATGGTCGAAGGATGTCAGCCCTTTCGCTGGCACGGCCACTTGTCAACTCCACCACTTCGCTATCCAGATCAAGGGTCGCCTCCGGATCAGGGCTAACGATGGACAGGAAGTCGACGTAGTCCCTGGTGATGTGATAGACATCCCTCCTGGACACGATGCATGGGTGGTAGGGGATGAAGCGGTGGACTTCTACTCTTTCGAAAAAGAAACCAGTCCTTAG
- a CDS encoding acyltransferase — translation MDFRDKISIGNNVNIGDYLKIFTMEHDIDDPEFGATRGPVNIEDWVYIGAGVTILAGVTVQEGAVVATGAVVTKDVPAWTMVGGVPAKFIKDRKVNKYTINTRWKMPWR, via the coding sequence TTGGATTTTAGAGATAAGATCAGCATAGGCAATAATGTCAACATCGGCGATTATCTCAAGATCTTCACAATGGAACATGACATCGACGATCCAGAGTTCGGGGCAACGAGGGGCCCGGTAAATATTGAGGATTGGGTCTACATCGGGGCGGGAGTGACCATTCTTGCCGGAGTCACCGTCCAGGAGGGGGCAGTCGTTGCCACCGGAGCGGTCGTCACGAAGGATGTTCCCGCATGGACCATGGTCGGCGGTGTCCCGGCCAAATTCATAAAGGACAGGAAGGTCAACAAGTATACGATCAACACTCGTTGGAAGATGCCGTGGCGGTGA
- a CDS encoding saccharopine dehydrogenase C-terminal domain-containing protein has protein sequence MMEFNSKVLIVGYGSVARCTLPVLLKHINIPYENITIIDFEDKASALKKWTNLGVRYRKQMITPENIESVLSEHLPPGGLLIDLAWNIDTSTMIKWCHEHAVLFVNTSLEVWDSAAEIESKNPLEKSLYNRQMRLRQMTDGWIGGPTAVIDHGANPGLISHFVKQALVDISERLIADKKVDQNEAEHLRKLVKANNFAELSRLLDVKVIHCSERDTQVTNNPKKVDEFVGTWSIEGLREEGVAPAELGWGTHEKTLPPLAFVPSVGPRNQIMLAQMGMNTWVRSWVPDCEIVGMAIRHGEAFGLSDKLTVWENGKAVYRPTVHYAYMPCNDTLVSLHELRCRNYEMQPKLRILQEEEIVSGEDILGALLMGHEYGSWWCGSILTVEEARELVPEQNATTVQVALGIVSAVMWMMENPRKGLCTPEDLPHDFVLRISMPYLGKFVSVRSDWTPLKNRKVYFKENQENNHESDMWQFSNFRFVP, from the coding sequence ATGATGGAGTTCAATAGTAAGGTTCTGATCGTGGGGTACGGTTCCGTCGCACGGTGCACGCTTCCTGTTCTTCTGAAGCACATCAACATTCCGTACGAAAATATCACCATAATTGACTTTGAGGACAAGGCCTCCGCCCTGAAAAAATGGACCAACCTAGGTGTGAGATATCGTAAACAGATGATCACGCCTGAGAACATCGAATCAGTCCTTTCAGAGCATCTGCCTCCCGGCGGGCTCCTTATAGATCTGGCTTGGAACATCGATACCTCCACCATGATCAAGTGGTGCCATGAGCACGCAGTCCTGTTCGTAAACACCTCGTTGGAGGTCTGGGACTCGGCCGCCGAAATAGAGTCAAAGAACCCCCTTGAAAAGTCGCTCTATAACCGGCAGATGCGTCTGAGGCAGATGACAGATGGTTGGATCGGCGGACCGACCGCGGTCATCGATCACGGTGCAAATCCGGGACTTATCTCCCATTTTGTGAAGCAAGCCCTGGTCGACATTTCCGAGAGGCTCATAGCGGATAAGAAAGTGGACCAGAATGAAGCAGAGCACCTGCGGAAGCTTGTGAAGGCAAACAATTTCGCAGAATTGTCGAGGCTCCTGGATGTCAAGGTCATCCACTGCTCGGAAAGGGACACTCAGGTCACGAACAATCCTAAAAAGGTGGACGAGTTCGTCGGGACATGGAGCATAGAGGGATTGAGAGAGGAAGGGGTTGCTCCGGCCGAGCTGGGCTGGGGCACGCATGAGAAGACCCTGCCGCCACTGGCCTTCGTCCCATCGGTGGGGCCGAGGAATCAGATCATGCTCGCACAGATGGGCATGAACACCTGGGTTAGGTCATGGGTCCCGGACTGCGAGATCGTGGGGATGGCCATCAGGCATGGTGAGGCCTTCGGATTATCGGACAAGCTCACCGTCTGGGAGAATGGGAAGGCCGTTTACAGGCCGACCGTTCATTATGCCTACATGCCGTGTAACGACACTTTGGTCTCGCTCCACGAGCTCAGGTGCCGGAACTATGAGATGCAGCCCAAACTGAGAATTCTCCAGGAAGAAGAGATCGTCTCCGGAGAGGACATCCTAGGCGCATTGCTGATGGGCCATGAGTACGGCTCATGGTGGTGCGGAAGCATCCTCACCGTCGAAGAGGCGAGAGAGCTCGTTCCGGAACAGAACGCGACCACCGTCCAAGTGGCTTTGGGAATAGTATCCGCGGTCATGTGGATGATGGAGAACCCCCGGAAGGGCCTGTGCACCCCGGAGGACCTTCCCCACGATTTCGTGCTCAGGATCTCAATGCCCTACCTGGGGAAGTTCGTGTCCGTACGATCCGATTGGACCCCGCTTAAGAACAGGAAGGTCTACTTCAAGGAGAACCAGGAAAATAACCACGAGAGCGACATGTGGCAGTTCAGTAACTTCCGGTTCGTTCCTTGA
- a CDS encoding cysteine synthase yields MMDNILQTIGNTPIVRINKLNPNNNVNIYAKLEGFNPTGSIKDRIALEMIQQAEREGRLRPGKTIIEPTSGNTGIALAMIGTVLGYGVEIVMSEAVSVERRQMIKALGGEVTLTDAKSGTDGAIRKARELVEQFPDKYFMPDQFSNKYNQICHYRTTGEEIWRQTFGKIDYFVSALGTSGTIMGVGRALKEHNPDIKLVSAHPVKGHYIQGLKNMEEAIVPSIYDPSKIDITIMVETEAAYDMARRIAREEGIFVGMSSGAAMYAAAETAKKISSGNIVVIFPDRGEKYLSTKLFQA; encoded by the coding sequence ATGATGGATAATATTCTTCAGACGATCGGGAACACTCCCATAGTCCGTATCAACAAGTTAAATCCTAACAATAACGTCAACATATATGCCAAACTGGAAGGATTCAATCCCACTGGCAGCATTAAAGACCGTATCGCCCTTGAGATGATCCAACAGGCCGAAAGGGAAGGGCGACTGAGACCGGGCAAGACCATCATCGAACCGACATCGGGCAATACCGGCATCGCCTTGGCCATGATCGGAACGGTACTGGGATACGGTGTCGAAATCGTCATGAGCGAGGCCGTTTCCGTCGAGAGAAGACAGATGATAAAGGCCCTGGGAGGTGAGGTCACCCTCACCGATGCCAAGTCAGGCACCGATGGCGCCATCAGAAAGGCGAGGGAACTGGTGGAACAATTTCCGGACAAGTACTTCATGCCGGACCAGTTCTCCAACAAATACAACCAGATCTGCCACTACCGCACCACCGGCGAAGAGATCTGGAGACAGACCTTCGGCAAGATAGATTATTTCGTTTCCGCACTGGGAACGTCCGGTACGATAATGGGCGTGGGGAGGGCATTGAAGGAGCATAACCCCGATATCAAACTCGTGTCCGCCCATCCAGTAAAGGGACATTATATCCAGGGCCTCAAGAACATGGAGGAGGCGATCGTTCCTTCGATATACGATCCATCCAAGATCGATATCACGATCATGGTGGAGACCGAGGCCGCCTATGACATGGCTAGGCGGATCGCCCGTGAAGAGGGTATCTTTGTGGGCATGAGCAGCGGCGCTGCCATGTATGCCGCGGCGGAGACCGCGAAGAAGATAAGCTCCGGCAACATAGTCGTCATCTTCCCTGACCGTGGCGAGAAGTACCTCAGCACCAAGCTGTTCCAGGCATGA
- a CDS encoding manganese efflux pump MntP family protein, which yields MDILTMTLIAIGLAMDAFAVSIAKGMTVKKDRRRTALLLASLFGGFQALMPFLGWLAGLGLRDIIMGIDHWIAFALLGFIGAKMIYESTKAEEGDGDAVTLTLALTLAVATSIDALMVGLSFALLETSILVPILIIGAVTFVLSLIGFVFGSGLGKLFSKKIEIVGGLILILIGIQILVEHLTA from the coding sequence ATGGATATTCTGACGATGACCCTGATCGCCATCGGGCTAGCCATGGATGCGTTTGCGGTCTCCATCGCCAAAGGAATGACCGTCAAGAAGGACAGAAGGAGAACGGCGCTCCTGCTGGCCTCACTTTTCGGAGGTTTCCAGGCCCTGATGCCGTTCCTTGGCTGGCTGGCCGGGCTGGGTCTGAGAGATATCATCATGGGTATCGACCATTGGATCGCCTTTGCGCTGCTCGGGTTCATAGGTGCGAAGATGATCTATGAATCGACCAAGGCCGAGGAGGGTGATGGCGATGCGGTCACGCTGACGCTGGCCCTGACCCTGGCGGTGGCTACCAGCATCGATGCTTTGATGGTGGGATTGAGCTTCGCCCTGCTGGAAACATCCATCCTAGTTCCGATCCTGATCATCGGGGCTGTGACCTTCGTGCTCTCCCTCATCGGATTCGTGTTCGGTTCAGGACTGGGAAAGCTATTCAGCAAGAAGATAGAGATCGTGGGAGGCCTTATCCTGATATTGATCGGGATCCAGATCTTGGTCGAGCATCTGACCGCATGA
- a CDS encoding TylF/MycF/NovP-related O-methyltransferase: MNDLERRAGIVLQSLLVRVNLELMNFNDPDRKMVNGKINQIKNETELSMSNTAAQELFEAVKATGKIEGDIAEVGVFKGGSAKVICEAKGDRRLHLFDTFDGAPEPDPFDNLEVSEEDRFGSDLDAVRKYLANFPNVNFYKGLFPGTSGPVKDSVFSLVHLDTGLHRSTYDGLEFFYPRMNRGGLIISHDYSYMTGVRKAIDEFFLDKPEIVLGLSSYQCLMIKM; the protein is encoded by the coding sequence TTGAACGATTTGGAACGAAGGGCCGGGATCGTCCTGCAATCACTGCTGGTTAGGGTCAACCTAGAGCTCATGAACTTCAATGACCCTGACAGAAAAATGGTCAACGGCAAGATCAATCAGATCAAGAACGAAACTGAACTGTCGATGTCGAACACTGCCGCCCAGGAGCTATTCGAGGCCGTCAAGGCAACGGGCAAGATCGAGGGAGATATCGCCGAGGTGGGAGTATTCAAGGGCGGTTCGGCCAAAGTCATCTGTGAAGCAAAGGGTGACCGACGTCTGCACCTGTTCGATACCTTTGACGGTGCACCAGAACCGGATCCTTTTGACAATCTGGAGGTGTCTGAGGAGGACCGGTTCGGCTCGGACCTGGACGCCGTTAGAAAGTATTTGGCGAACTTCCCCAACGTGAATTTTTACAAGGGACTCTTCCCAGGTACATCTGGGCCGGTCAAAGACTCGGTGTTCTCCTTGGTCCATCTCGATACCGGCCTCCACCGGTCGACCTACGATGGCCTGGAATTCTTCTATCCCAGAATGAACCGTGGAGGGCTGATCATCTCACACGATTACAGCTATATGACTGGGGTGAGAAAGGCGATCGATGAATTCTTTCTAGACAAACCTGAGATCGTTCTCGGTCTTTCGAGCTATCAGTGCCTCATGATCAAAATGTAA
- a CDS encoding DsrE family protein yields the protein MEVLVIEIVHAPYGRVNSYAGLFIASSWVSAGHRVIVALHNDGVYAAKKGQTDPMKEVNMPSVEELVRDVLKGGGRVLADRMCLEVRGMDEDMLIEGVEISDGEDLVELVRKEGEGVLTF from the coding sequence ATGGAGGTCCTGGTCATCGAGATAGTCCACGCTCCCTATGGAAGGGTGAACTCATATGCCGGCCTCTTCATCGCCAGTTCATGGGTCTCCGCCGGTCACAGGGTGATAGTGGCGCTTCACAATGATGGGGTGTACGCCGCCAAGAAAGGGCAGACGGATCCCATGAAGGAGGTGAACATGCCCTCGGTCGAGGAACTGGTCCGGGATGTCCTCAAGGGTGGCGGTAGGGTTCTGGCCGACCGCATGTGCCTGGAGGTGAGGGGCATGGATGAGGATATGCTCATTGAAGGTGTGGAGATATCCGACGGAGAGGACCTGGTGGAACTGGTGCGAAAGGAAGGGGAAGGGGTTTTGACGTTCTAG
- a CDS encoding DsrE family protein, whose translation MVGKGTLAILLLSAPYGNQYADHMCRVAMRALEKGYSVEIFLYGDAVLVQMSHQSPEGLFPVGPRIVELIEKGARVYSCQTCSEARGNFTDPKEPSKEREDPVGKVAEGIHITSIDGFVEMLARADKALSFGGG comes from the coding sequence ATGGTAGGCAAAGGAACCTTGGCGATCCTGCTGCTCTCCGCCCCCTATGGCAACCAATATGCCGACCATATGTGCCGAGTGGCGATGCGTGCCCTGGAAAAGGGTTACTCGGTTGAGATATTCCTTTACGGAGACGCCGTCCTCGTCCAGATGAGCCATCAATCCCCGGAAGGACTGTTCCCGGTCGGGCCCAGGATCGTCGAGCTCATCGAGAAGGGTGCACGGGTATACAGCTGCCAAACATGCTCGGAGGCAAGGGGCAATTTCACGGACCCGAAAGAGCCATCGAAGGAAAGGGAAGACCCGGTCGGAAAGGTGGCGGAAGGCATCCATATCACTTCCATAGACGGTTTTGTGGAAATGCTCGCCAGGGCGGATAAGGCCCTTTCCTTCGGAGGCGGTTGA
- a CDS encoding Fe-S-containing protein, with protein sequence MADEGQNEAKDQTANVVHNKPGGKVRKRTIAIAICVVAIVLVAGMIAVYYSTKHENQGKPSDVLTVTDVNMTAVSVPLSSISQTATWYEYNVSGSTVRFFVVKDANDTIHCAFDECWMCYGAHLGYRQNGTDMVENCCNMPFPIDSITKEGCSGMGCCPIYLSGSVVGDQLVFTKSDLAKQRFTFLTADEAVNVVTYNSTHVAIPLASVGENATWYKYDVSGTTVRFFAANDANGVVHTSFDDCAKCYKKHLGYRQGETGTMVENCCNMAFPIANITAAGCSGKMCHPVFLANQVIGDQVLISIADLQAGVYLFA encoded by the coding sequence ATGGCAGATGAAGGTCAAAATGAAGCGAAGGATCAGACTGCGAACGTAGTGCACAACAAGCCGGGCGGGAAGGTCAGAAAACGCACCATCGCGATCGCGATATGCGTTGTCGCAATAGTCCTTGTAGCCGGCATGATCGCTGTTTATTACAGCACAAAGCACGAAAACCAAGGGAAGCCTTCGGACGTTCTCACTGTCACCGACGTCAACATGACAGCCGTCTCCGTTCCTCTCAGTTCCATCAGCCAGACGGCGACGTGGTATGAATACAACGTAAGCGGTTCGACCGTACGCTTTTTCGTGGTTAAGGACGCGAACGATACGATCCATTGTGCCTTCGATGAATGCTGGATGTGTTACGGAGCTCACCTGGGATACAGGCAGAACGGCACGGACATGGTGGAGAACTGCTGCAACATGCCGTTCCCCATAGATTCGATCACCAAGGAGGGCTGTTCCGGGATGGGATGCTGCCCGATATATCTTTCCGGGTCGGTGGTCGGAGACCAACTAGTGTTCACCAAGTCCGATCTGGCCAAGCAGAGGTTCACTTTCCTGACTGCGGATGAGGCGGTGAATGTGGTAACCTACAACTCTACCCACGTCGCTATCCCGCTAGCCTCGGTGGGCGAGAACGCCACCTGGTACAAGTATGACGTCAGCGGGACCACCGTGCGCTTCTTTGCGGCAAATGACGCAAACGGGGTCGTCCACACATCTTTCGATGACTGCGCGAAGTGCTACAAGAAACACCTCGGATATCGTCAGGGTGAAACAGGAACGATGGTGGAGAACTGCTGCAACATGGCATTCCCGATAGCCAACATCACTGCCGCCGGTTGTTCCGGGAAGATGTGCCATCCGGTATTTTTGGCAAACCAGGTGATCGGGGACCAGGTCCTCATATCGATCGCGGACCTGCAGGCCGGGGTGTACCTGTTCGCCTGA
- a CDS encoding hemopexin repeat-containing protein has protein sequence MALKADGGRSGAKTGQQTKVGSILRTTDNWHDLPAGFEGDFDAVLNGDGPFAGNCYIFKGDSYVKYDWNADKALSGYPKKIAGNWPGMPSDFCSDLDAAVNGQGAFAGNCYFFKGDSYVKFSWTNDRAFPDCPKKVAGNWPGLSSGFEGDFDAAMNGSGRFAGKCYFFKGDSYISFDWKTDRADPGYSKKIADGWYALPDMFKPGVDAAVEGYGRFAGKGYLFKGSDYIRYDWTSDRTDYVGSR, from the coding sequence ATGGCGTTGAAAGCGGACGGCGGAAGGTCAGGGGCAAAGACTGGACAGCAGACAAAGGTCGGCTCGATCCTGCGGACCACCGACAATTGGCACGATCTACCCGCCGGATTCGAGGGGGACTTCGATGCGGTACTAAACGGAGACGGCCCCTTTGCCGGTAACTGTTACATCTTCAAGGGCGACTCGTATGTCAAGTATGATTGGAATGCCGATAAGGCTCTCTCCGGTTACCCTAAGAAGATTGCTGGCAATTGGCCAGGTATGCCATCCGACTTCTGTTCGGACCTGGATGCAGCCGTCAACGGTCAGGGGGCCTTTGCCGGCAACTGCTACTTCTTCAAAGGCGATTCCTACGTCAAGTTCAGCTGGACCAACGATCGCGCCTTCCCTGACTGTCCTAAGAAGGTGGCCGGGAACTGGCCTGGCCTTTCATCCGGATTCGAGGGTGATTTTGACGCAGCCATGAATGGCAGCGGCAGGTTCGCGGGAAAGTGCTATTTCTTCAAAGGCGATTCCTACATCAGTTTCGATTGGAAGACCGACCGGGCCGACCCCGGTTATTCGAAGAAGATCGCCGATGGTTGGTATGCGCTGCCTGACATGTTCAAACCAGGGGTGGACGCCGCCGTGGAAGGTTACGGTCGCTTCGCTGGAAAAGGATATCTTTTCAAGGGCAGTGACTACATAAGGTACGATTGGACGTCAGACCGGACCGACTATGTCGGTTCCCGGTGA
- a CDS encoding 4Fe-4S dicluster domain-containing protein: MTDSNGNLDILNHGIPRIAKDLAVRYAKVPGVHIIVRRDRCKGCGVCVRNGFCRFGAISVTDRAVSIDERRCRGCARCTHLCPGDALAIEVRPHPIVRSALNHIDRRITRLLK; the protein is encoded by the coding sequence ATGACCGATAGTAACGGAAATCTCGATATCCTGAACCACGGCATTCCCAGGATCGCCAAGGACCTAGCGGTCAGATATGCCAAGGTGCCAGGGGTCCATATCATTGTAAGGAGGGACCGCTGCAAGGGATGCGGCGTCTGCGTGAGGAATGGGTTCTGCCGTTTTGGGGCCATCTCGGTGACGGATCGAGCCGTGTCAATAGATGAACGCCGATGCCGGGGCTGTGCCAGATGCACCCATCTTTGTCCCGGCGATGCCTTGGCCATTGAGGTAAGGCCCCATCCGATTGTCCGGAGCGCCCTCAACCATATCGACCGTCGGATAACCAGACTTCTAAAATGA
- a CDS encoding GNAT family N-acetyltransferase produces the protein MESMQISMVKVDASNVDDLARMIAELAVFEHLEPPTAEAIERLRKDVGSDTPYFHAYIAHSGQEQVGYVFFFFTYSTLLAKPTLFIEDIYVVERFRRYGIGRRLLTFCAAEAKSRGCGRMDWNVLDWNSKAISFYQGCGATVHTEWSMVRLKEENFENLL, from the coding sequence ATGGAATCCATGCAGATATCAATGGTCAAGGTCGATGCAAGCAACGTCGACGATCTGGCGAGGATGATCGCCGAGCTGGCGGTCTTCGAGCATCTGGAACCGCCGACCGCGGAGGCGATCGAACGGTTGCGGAAGGATGTTGGATCCGACACTCCCTATTTCCACGCCTATATTGCGCACAGCGGTCAGGAACAGGTCGGGTACGTGTTCTTCTTCTTCACGTACTCCACATTGCTGGCCAAACCTACTCTATTCATCGAGGACATCTATGTGGTGGAGAGATTCCGAAGGTATGGTATCGGCCGTAGGTTGCTGACGTTCTGCGCGGCCGAGGCCAAGAGCAGGGGATGCGGCAGGATGGACTGGAACGTGCTTGACTGGAACTCCAAGGCGATAAGTTTCTACCAGGGCTGTGGGGCTACCGTCCATACCGAATGGAGCATGGTCCGCCTCAAGGAAGAGAACTTCGAGAACCTGCTCTGA
- a CDS encoding hotdog fold thioesterase, whose protein sequence is MDLEKIDLPEGIRERLRGINDAPFIRDFGIELVNISEEGEVRVTMDVSDKHNALGTAHGGAVFTIADQAFAVASNLGPEVQVAMFASMTFIKPARGKLEAVAKKIGETKQTSVYEVKVFEKGELVAIFQGNGYKLKDRTR, encoded by the coding sequence ATGGACCTAGAAAAAATAGACCTTCCGGAAGGGATAAGGGAAAGGCTTCGTGGGATCAACGACGCTCCGTTCATTCGCGATTTCGGGATAGAATTGGTCAACATATCCGAAGAAGGAGAGGTCCGGGTCACCATGGATGTCAGCGACAAGCACAACGCCTTGGGAACGGCCCATGGAGGCGCTGTCTTCACAATTGCCGATCAGGCGTTCGCCGTCGCTTCCAATCTCGGACCAGAGGTTCAGGTGGCCATGTTCGCCAGCATGACATTCATCAAGCCGGCCCGCGGAAAGCTTGAGGCTGTGGCCAAGAAGATCGGCGAGACGAAACAGACCTCTGTCTATGAGGTCAAGGTGTTCGAGAAGGGCGAGCTGGTCGCGATCTTTCAAGGTAACGGATACAAATTAAAGGACCGGACACGATAG